In the genome of Pan troglodytes isolate AG18354 chromosome 15, NHGRI_mPanTro3-v2.0_pri, whole genome shotgun sequence, one region contains:
- the BMP4 gene encoding bone morphogenetic protein 4 isoform X1: MIPGNRMLMVVLLCQVLLGGASHASLIPETGKKKVAEIQGHAGGRRSGQSHELLRDFEATLLQMFGLRRRPQPSKSAVIPDYMRDLYRLQSGEEEEEQIHSTGLEYPERPASRANTVRSFHHEEHLENIPGTSENSAFRFLFNLSSIPENEVISSAELRLFREQVDQGPDWERGFHRINIYEVMKPPAEVVPGHLITRLLDTRLVHHNVTRWETFDVSPAVLRWTREKQPNYGLAIEVTHLHQTRTHQGQHVRISRSLPQGSGNWAQLRPLLVTFGHDGRGHALTRRRRAKRSPKHHPQRARKKNKNCRRHSLYVDFSDVGWNDWIVAPPGYQAFYCHGDCPFPLADHLNSTNHAIVQTLVNSVNSSIPKACCVPTELSAISMLYLDEYDKVVLKNYQEMVVEGCGCR, encoded by the exons ATGATTCCTGGTAACCGAATGCTGATGGTCGTTTTATTATGCCAAGTCCTGCTAGGAGGCGCGAGCCATGCTAGTTTGATACCTGAGACGGGGAAGAAAAAAGTCGCCGAGATTCAGGGCCACGCGGGAGGACGCCGCTCAGGGCAGAGCCATGAGCTCCTGCGGGACTTCGAGGCGACACTTCTGCAGATGTTTGGGCTGCGCCGCCGCCCGCAGCCTAGCAAGAGTGCCGTCATTCCGGACTACATGCGGGATCTTTACCGGCTTCagtctggggaggaggaggaagagcagatCCACAGCACTGGTCTTGAGTATCCTGAGCGCCCGGCCAGCCGGGCCAACACCGTGAGGAGCTTCCACCACGAAG AACATCTGGAGAACATCCCAGGGACCAGTGAAAACTCTGCTTTTCGTTTCCTCTTTAACCTCAGCAGCATCCCTGAGAACGAGGTGATCTCCTCTGCAGAGCTTCGGCTCTTCCGGGAGCAGGTGGACCAGGGCCCTGATTGGGAAAGGGGCTTCCACCGTATAAACATTTATGAGGTTATGAAGCCCCCAGCAGAAGTGGTGCCTGGGCACCTCATCACACGACTACTGGACACGAGACTGGTCCACCACAATGTGACACGGTGGGAAACTTTTGATGTGAGCCCTGCGGTCCTTCGCTGGACCCGGGAGAAGCAGCCAAACTATGGGCTAGCCATTGAGGTGACTCACCTCCATCAGACTCGGACCCACCAGGGCCAGCATGTCAGGATTAGCCGATCGTTACCTCAAGGGAGTGGGAATTGGGCCCAGCTCCGGCCCCTCCTGGTCACCTTTGGCCATGATGGCCGGGGCCATGCCTTGACCCGACGCCGGAGGGCCAAGCGTAGCCCTAAGCATCACCCACAGCGGGCCAGGAAGAAGAATAAGAACTGCCGGCGCCACTCGCTCTATGTGGACTTCAGCGATGTGGGCTGGAATGACTGGATTGTGGCCCCACCAGGCTACCAGGCCTTCTACTGCCATGGGGACTGCCCCTTTCCACTGGCTGACCACCTCAACTCAACCAACCATGCCATTGTGCAGACCCTGGTCAATTCTGTCAATTCCAGTATCCCCAAAGCCTGTTGTGTGCCCACTGAACTGAGTGCCATCTCCATGCTGTACCTGGATGAGTATGATAAGGTGGTACTGAAAAATTATCAGGAGATGGTAGTAGAGGGATGTGGGTGCCGCTGA